A genomic stretch from Marinobacter fonticola includes:
- the glcE gene encoding glycolate oxidase subunit GlcE produces MADQAEALQTQVKTARDAGQKLTIVGGGSKTFMGRDAGIPTTPLDVSEHTGIVNYQPVELVLTARAGTPLSEIEATLAENNQMLSFEPPRFRDTATIGGTLACNQSGPGRPWTNSVRDQVLGIWLINGTGEHLKFGGQVMKNVAGYDVSRLQAGAMGCLGVITEVSLKVLPRPAATLTLVQPMGLDDAIRFMNERAGEAKPLTGACWMGGELYLRLSGAQSAVEATAHQWPGEVTEDADGFWRGLRDHQLAYFDGPEPLWRFSVNSTAANPDLDGDWLVDWGGAQRWYRGDAIMSDMEHQAQAAGGQVSLFRGGDRSGEVMHRQPEPLKRIQQRLKAAFDPHGLFNPGRLYSWL; encoded by the coding sequence ATGGCGGATCAGGCAGAAGCGCTTCAGACCCAAGTAAAGACGGCTCGTGACGCCGGACAAAAACTGACCATCGTTGGTGGTGGCAGCAAAACATTCATGGGGAGGGACGCGGGTATCCCCACTACGCCCCTGGATGTCAGCGAACACACCGGCATCGTCAACTACCAGCCGGTGGAGCTGGTGCTGACGGCTCGTGCCGGTACACCGCTGAGCGAAATCGAGGCTACCCTGGCCGAGAACAATCAGATGCTTTCCTTCGAACCGCCGCGTTTCAGGGATACCGCGACGATTGGCGGCACGCTGGCGTGCAACCAGTCCGGTCCTGGCCGGCCCTGGACCAACTCGGTGCGCGACCAGGTGCTCGGTATCTGGTTGATCAACGGCACAGGAGAGCACCTCAAGTTTGGCGGCCAGGTGATGAAAAACGTCGCGGGCTACGACGTCTCCCGCCTGCAGGCCGGTGCTATGGGGTGTCTGGGGGTGATCACCGAGGTCAGTCTGAAGGTCTTGCCCCGGCCGGCGGCGACGTTGACCCTGGTGCAGCCGATGGGGCTGGACGACGCCATCCGTTTCATGAACGAGCGGGCCGGGGAAGCCAAGCCGCTCACCGGCGCCTGCTGGATGGGGGGCGAACTCTACCTGCGCCTGTCCGGCGCCCAGTCCGCGGTCGAGGCGACCGCCCATCAATGGCCAGGGGAGGTGACCGAGGACGCGGACGGCTTCTGGCGGGGGCTGCGGGATCACCAGCTGGCCTATTTCGATGGGCCGGAACCGCTCTGGCGCTTTTCCGTCAACTCAACTGCAGCGAACCCGGACCTGGACGGCGACTGGCTCGTCGACTGGGGCGGCGCCCAGCGTTGGTATCGGGGCGATGCCATTATGTCCGATATGGAACATCAGGCTCAGGCGGCCGGCGGGCAGGTCAGCCTGTTCCGTGGCGGCGATCGCAGCGGCGAGGTCATGCATCGCCAACCCGAACCTCTCAAGCGCATCCAGCAACGGCTGAAAGCGGCCTTTGATCCCCACGGATTGTTCAATCCCGGACGCCTTTACAGCTGGCTTTAG
- the glcF gene encoding glycolate oxidase subunit GlcF, protein MQTNLVQEFSNTAEGQEAEAILRSCVHCGFCTATCPTYQELNDERDGPRGRIYLMKEFLEGQPVSEKTQTHLDRCLTCRSCETTCPSGVQYGRLVDITRGFIDERIERPRRERAIRWALRRIVPHRTLFAPLLRMGQLFQPLLPDALKTKVPPRQVARSWPTTKHDRVVVALAGCVQSAATPNTNAAAARVLDKLGVSLVEASEAGCCGALNYHLSAHEDGLDNMRRNIDAWWPLVENGAEAIVMTASGCGAMVQDYGHLLRHDPAYAEKAETISSMTRDLGALLLQEDLGRLKLAKDPGKVAFHCPCTLQHAMKQNGVVEQVLRKAGITLAETRDKHLCCGSAGTYSILQPEMSQRLLKNKLQALTVDQPDRIVTANIGCQLHLGSKADRPVQHWIELLDPA, encoded by the coding sequence ATGCAGACCAATCTCGTTCAGGAATTTAGTAATACCGCCGAAGGACAGGAAGCTGAAGCGATCCTGCGGTCCTGTGTTCACTGTGGCTTCTGCACGGCGACCTGTCCGACCTATCAGGAACTCAACGACGAACGTGACGGCCCGCGCGGGCGCATCTACCTGATGAAGGAGTTTCTGGAAGGCCAGCCCGTCAGCGAAAAGACCCAGACCCACCTGGATCGCTGCCTGACCTGCCGTAGCTGCGAGACCACCTGTCCGTCGGGTGTCCAGTATGGACGCCTGGTGGATATTACCCGCGGCTTTATCGATGAGCGAATCGAGCGCCCGCGCCGGGAAAGGGCGATTCGCTGGGCGCTACGCCGCATCGTGCCCCATCGAACCCTGTTTGCGCCATTGCTGCGAATGGGTCAGCTGTTCCAGCCGCTGCTGCCAGACGCGCTCAAAACCAAGGTGCCGCCACGCCAAGTGGCCAGGTCCTGGCCAACGACGAAACATGATCGCGTGGTGGTCGCCCTTGCTGGCTGCGTGCAGTCGGCAGCGACGCCGAATACCAACGCGGCGGCGGCGCGCGTGCTCGATAAGCTGGGTGTTTCGCTGGTGGAAGCGTCGGAGGCCGGCTGCTGTGGGGCGTTGAACTACCACCTCTCCGCCCATGAGGACGGTTTGGATAACATGCGCCGCAACATCGATGCCTGGTGGCCGCTGGTGGAGAACGGGGCCGAGGCCATCGTTATGACCGCCTCCGGCTGCGGCGCTATGGTGCAGGATTACGGCCACCTGTTGCGCCACGATCCGGCTTATGCCGAAAAGGCCGAAACCATCAGTTCCATGACACGGGATCTGGGTGCGCTCTTGCTGCAGGAGGATCTCGGCCGGCTCAAACTGGCGAAAGACCCCGGCAAAGTGGCCTTTCATTGTCCCTGCACGCTCCAGCATGCGATGAAGCAGAACGGTGTGGTGGAGCAGGTGCTGCGCAAGGCGGGTATTACGCTGGCGGAAACCCGGGACAAACACTTGTGCTGCGGCTCGGCGGGCACCTACTCCATCCTGCAGCCGGAAATGAGCCAACGGCTGCTGAAGAACAAGCTACAGGCGCTGACAGTCGACCAGCCGGATCGGATCGTAACGGCAAATATCGGCTGCCAACTGCACCTGGGCAGCAAGGCAGACCGTCCGGTGCAGCATTGGATCGAGTTACTTGATCCCGCCTAG
- a CDS encoding CHAD domain-containing protein: MKHLFLIRHGKSSWSDPALEDWERPLNNRGKRQMEIMAAPLAQQGAFNGQIYSSNAMRARKTLEGMIATLGDDGLPARTHFKSKLYTFDSDVLRKWLTKRQEDSITLVGHNPALLELANSLLRKPIDELPTGSCIHLMLPIQQWDEVEDGTAALGGLLLPRWIDYTLFQKKQPPDPGKKEAKHPLQALSLSLPHIMERLQKLEPGAKLGYDIEFLHQYRVAIRRARAVLETVYQITGDNNLKKPVKRFKRNAQATSQLRDLDVFLDTLAEWNEDSEFRDALRSSGALEAFGKERETAQKAFAEHVMSRQYMDDMDDLREFIHAGELNTVLQQLDKHRIREALDARIADHNARLVALSDLSSDDDFHRLRKNLKRTRYLADLDPALPSDFRKDLKKRQKLLGEFQDRHVQQDFMLKYQAGADPEGTLSPLIQRLDSQKQAARQHILTLDPIDTPEPVARAVSKKQDQPETS; encoded by the coding sequence ATGAAACATCTTTTCTTGATCCGGCACGGCAAATCGAGCTGGTCCGATCCGGCACTGGAAGACTGGGAGCGCCCGCTGAATAACCGCGGCAAGCGGCAGATGGAGATTATGGCGGCACCACTGGCGCAGCAAGGCGCCTTCAACGGCCAGATCTATTCCAGCAACGCCATGCGTGCCCGTAAGACCCTCGAAGGCATGATCGCCACGCTCGGCGACGATGGTCTGCCCGCGCGAACTCACTTCAAGTCGAAGCTGTACACCTTCGACAGCGATGTCCTACGCAAGTGGCTTACCAAGCGCCAGGAAGATAGCATCACCCTCGTCGGCCACAACCCCGCCCTGCTCGAACTGGCGAACAGCCTGTTGCGCAAGCCTATCGACGAGCTCCCCACCGGCAGCTGCATACATTTGATGCTGCCCATTCAGCAATGGGACGAGGTGGAGGATGGCACGGCCGCGTTAGGGGGCTTGTTACTGCCGCGCTGGATCGATTACACGTTATTCCAGAAGAAGCAGCCCCCCGATCCCGGCAAGAAAGAAGCCAAGCATCCGCTTCAGGCCTTATCGCTCTCGCTGCCGCATATCATGGAACGCCTGCAAAAACTGGAGCCCGGCGCCAAGCTCGGCTACGACATCGAGTTCCTGCATCAATACCGCGTCGCCATTCGCCGGGCCCGTGCGGTGCTGGAAACCGTCTACCAGATTACCGGCGACAACAACTTGAAGAAGCCTGTTAAGCGCTTCAAACGCAATGCCCAGGCCACCAGCCAGTTGCGCGATCTGGATGTCTTCCTCGACACGCTGGCCGAATGGAACGAAGACTCTGAATTCCGCGATGCCTTGCGCAGTAGCGGCGCCCTTGAAGCCTTCGGCAAAGAGCGGGAGACGGCCCAAAAGGCGTTTGCCGAGCATGTCATGTCCCGCCAATACATGGACGATATGGATGACTTGCGGGAATTTATTCACGCCGGTGAGCTGAACACGGTCTTGCAGCAACTGGACAAGCACCGCATTCGCGAGGCACTGGATGCCCGGATTGCCGACCACAACGCGCGGCTGGTGGCCTTGTCCGATCTGTCCTCCGACGACGATTTTCACCGCCTGCGCAAGAACCTCAAACGCACCCGCTACCTGGCGGATCTCGACCCCGCCCTGCCGTCCGATTTTCGCAAAGACCTGAAGAAGCGCCAGAAGCTGCTGGGGGAATTTCAGGACCGCCACGTCCAGCAGGATTTCATGCTGAAATACCAGGCCGGGGCGGACCCTGAAGGCACGCTAAGCCCGCTGATCCAGCGCCTCGACAGCCAGAAACAGGCGGCGCGTCAGCACATACTCACTCTCGACCCGATCGATACGCCGGAGCCAGTCGCCCGCGCAGTATCGAAGAAACAGGATCAGCCGGAGACGTCCTAG
- a CDS encoding bile acid:sodium symporter family protein, translating to MTSSIFSQIILPLCLFIIMFGMGLSLQIADFTRVGRYPKAVLIGTFGQMVLLPLAGFAVAAWLMPSAALAIGLVLLAACPGGTTSNLVTYLARGDLALSITLTAISSLLTIFTIPLIVSLAFLAFADASTEVQVPVGTMMAALFAITLLPVMLGMVLRAKAGRLAAWLEPKINLFGALFLVFLIIVITAKQGDRIVTQVASSGVATLVLNVFMMSMGFLAARGFRLNADQSTSITIEIGVQNSTLAIMVATSFLANPEIAVPAAVYSITMYLTGAVVIGLRHRQRRQASKLAAPLAESEV from the coding sequence ATGACCAGCAGTATTTTTTCACAGATCATTCTTCCCCTTTGTCTGTTCATCATTATGTTCGGCATGGGGCTTTCCCTACAGATTGCCGATTTCACAAGGGTCGGGCGTTATCCCAAAGCCGTGTTGATCGGCACCTTTGGCCAGATGGTGTTGTTGCCGCTAGCGGGATTTGCCGTCGCGGCATGGCTCATGCCCTCGGCTGCGTTGGCGATAGGTCTGGTCCTGCTGGCGGCCTGTCCCGGCGGCACGACGTCCAATCTGGTGACGTATCTGGCGCGTGGCGATCTGGCCCTGTCCATCACGCTGACCGCCATCAGCAGTTTGCTGACCATATTCACCATTCCGCTGATTGTCAGCCTGGCCTTCCTGGCGTTTGCCGATGCCAGCACCGAGGTTCAGGTACCCGTGGGGACGATGATGGCGGCGCTGTTTGCCATCACGCTCTTGCCGGTCATGCTTGGCATGGTGCTCCGCGCCAAGGCTGGACGATTGGCCGCTTGGCTGGAGCCTAAGATCAACCTGTTCGGCGCGTTGTTTCTCGTGTTCCTGATCATCGTCATCACCGCCAAGCAGGGCGACCGCATCGTCACTCAGGTTGCCAGTAGCGGCGTGGCGACGCTGGTGCTGAATGTGTTCATGATGTCGATGGGTTTCCTGGCGGCGCGGGGCTTCCGCCTGAATGCCGACCAATCCACGTCCATTACCATCGAGATCGGCGTTCAGAATTCGACCCTGGCGATCATGGTGGCGACGTCTTTTCTGGCTAATCCCGAAATTGCGGTGCCGGCGGCGGTCTACTCGATCACGATGTACCTGACCGGCGCCGTGGTGATTGGGCTGCGTCATCGCCAACGCCGCCAGGCCTCCAAGCTGGCGGCGCCCCTGGCTGAAAGCGAAGTCTGA
- a CDS encoding DUF1127 domain-containing protein translates to MSSMTFKSHKLRNNRKPRFAVGGTLNILRIWRARYRNRRALRNDFGQASPRWLARMEHDIGLEPGNLQREMNKPFWKE, encoded by the coding sequence ATGAGTAGCATGACGTTCAAAAGTCACAAACTTCGCAACAACCGCAAACCCCGTTTTGCTGTCGGGGGCACCCTGAATATCCTGCGCATCTGGCGGGCCCGCTACCGCAATCGCCGCGCCCTGAGGAATGACTTTGGCCAGGCCAGCCCTCGCTGGCTGGCTCGTATGGAGCACGATATCGGGCTGGAACCGGGTAACTTGCAGCGGGAAATGAATAAGCCGTTCTGGAAGGAGTGA
- a CDS encoding LysR family transcriptional regulator, with amino-acid sequence MNIQFEKLRSFVLIAEEKNLTRAAERRFSTPAAVSAQLKQLEDVLDLQLFERTSKGMLLTDAGCRLLPLANRILGNLAEFETTARAIAGRARTQLLFGLNALPELLRFESVLEASARELPDVSLVIRSSSSAENQKAVLAGELDAGFVFGGHDDPALRRIELGHISILTIGPASRDLGALSGHTRELALLPWISPSAECPYIELMRQRLGVHYAGANIVATSDDEYSTIAMVKAGLGLGLVESNLASMAACRGEVRLYENTAVRMPLYIVTRKDRLNQLPELEVFLQLVQDQWSCGQEAETFSADAGATPVASAS; translated from the coding sequence ATGAATATCCAGTTCGAAAAGCTGCGTTCCTTCGTGCTGATCGCCGAGGAGAAAAACCTGACCCGCGCCGCCGAGCGGCGCTTCTCCACGCCTGCCGCCGTCAGTGCACAGCTCAAGCAGCTTGAGGACGTACTCGACCTGCAGCTTTTCGAACGCACCAGCAAGGGCATGCTGCTGACCGACGCCGGTTGCAGGCTGCTGCCCCTGGCCAACCGTATCCTCGGCAACCTCGCCGAATTCGAGACCACCGCCAGGGCCATTGCCGGCCGCGCCCGCACACAACTCCTGTTTGGCCTCAACGCCCTGCCGGAGCTGCTGCGCTTCGAATCGGTGCTGGAGGCATCCGCACGGGAACTGCCCGATGTGTCCCTGGTCATCCGTTCCAGCAGCTCCGCGGAGAACCAGAAGGCGGTGCTGGCCGGTGAACTCGACGCGGGCTTCGTCTTCGGCGGACACGACGATCCCGCCCTGCGTCGCATCGAGCTGGGTCACATCAGCATCCTGACCATCGGCCCCGCGAGCCGCGACCTGGGGGCGCTGTCCGGGCACACCCGCGAGCTGGCCCTGTTGCCCTGGATTTCGCCCTCTGCCGAGTGTCCCTATATCGAACTAATGCGCCAGCGGCTGGGGGTGCATTACGCCGGCGCCAATATTGTTGCGACGTCCGATGACGAGTATTCCACCATCGCCATGGTCAAGGCCGGCCTGGGGCTGGGACTGGTGGAATCCAACCTCGCCTCCATGGCGGCCTGCCGGGGCGAGGTGCGGCTTTACGAGAACACGGCGGTACGTATGCCGCTCTATATCGTGACGCGCAAGGACCGATTGAACCAGTTGCCGGAGCTGGAAGTGTTCCTGCAACTGGTGCAGGACCAGTGGAGTTGCGGCCAGGAGGCGGAGACGTTTTCCGCCGATGCGGGCGCCACACCGGTGGCCAGCGCATCCTGA
- a CDS encoding oxidoreductase, with the protein MADKDLEQDLYDGLQALTDSAFPKRCANCGREYESPESFIQQSQPLGRGSGLKTGYDDDDLPIVELFRNCLCGSTLMDTFANRRDESTRGLERRRVFGNMLDFLEKKGMGREDARRELIRLMRGEESPQLEAMGLRLRSRS; encoded by the coding sequence ATGGCTGATAAGGATCTTGAACAGGATCTCTACGATGGGTTGCAGGCGCTTACCGACAGCGCCTTTCCCAAGCGTTGCGCCAACTGCGGGCGGGAGTACGAGTCGCCAGAGTCATTTATCCAGCAATCCCAGCCGTTGGGCCGGGGATCCGGCTTGAAAACCGGTTATGACGATGACGATCTCCCCATTGTCGAGTTGTTCCGCAATTGCCTCTGCGGCTCGACCCTTATGGACACCTTTGCGAATCGCCGGGATGAGTCGACTCGAGGGCTGGAACGCCGGCGTGTCTTCGGCAATATGTTGGATTTTCTCGAGAAAAAGGGGATGGGGCGAGAAGATGCACGCCGGGAGCTAATTCGTCTAATGCGCGGTGAGGAAAGCCCGCAGCTCGAAGCAATGGGCCTCCGTCTCAGGTCTCGAAGTTAA
- a CDS encoding response regulator, whose product MPTIVLVDDDSLILKSLGRLFRKEKWRILSYDDPKQALVSLADEEVDLVISDYRMPQMNGVEFLSQFKVSHPDSLRIVLSGQADMNGVLKAVNESEVYRFILKPWEDEELLITIRNALKFNELIKENARLADVVRRQRDRLKRQQDELNRLETEMPGITRVERNEDGLIDLSGEFDDPDR is encoded by the coding sequence ATGCCAACGATTGTCCTGGTCGACGACGACTCCTTGATCCTGAAATCGCTAGGCCGTCTATTCAGGAAAGAAAAGTGGCGAATCCTATCCTACGACGATCCCAAACAGGCGCTGGTCTCGCTTGCAGATGAAGAGGTGGACCTGGTTATATCCGATTACCGCATGCCGCAAATGAATGGCGTCGAGTTCCTCAGCCAGTTCAAAGTTTCCCATCCCGACAGCTTGCGCATCGTTCTAAGCGGCCAAGCCGACATGAACGGCGTGCTCAAGGCGGTTAACGAGTCGGAGGTCTACCGCTTCATTCTCAAGCCCTGGGAGGACGAAGAACTGTTGATCACCATCCGTAACGCCTTGAAATTTAATGAACTCATAAAAGAAAACGCCAGATTGGCAGACGTCGTACGAAGACAGCGCGATAGACTGAAGCGTCAGCAAGATGAACTGAATCGGCTCGAAACGGAGATGCCCGGTATTACCCGGGTTGAACGAAACGAGGATGGCCTGATAGACCTTAGCGGCGAATTCGACGACCCGGACCGCTAG
- a CDS encoding HD domain-containing phosphohydrolase: MVENTAPTPPPVFRILFVDDEASILSSLRRMMRKHDYSCFFAQSAREGLTILEENPIDLIVSDMRMPEMDGAAFLSEVKRRWPFSVRFLMTGYADMQSTVDALNLGGINRYISKPWDDAALLDAIDEGLRIRRLEREKKRLIDKTREQNRSLQQLNEELESRVEARTGEVRKQSAKLRKAFQQLKQSYDSFVRVFSSVISSRPQLIKGQSRQVADLAKNMALKLDLENSQVSYIYYAALLHELGKLNLPDDLLLRSEVNLTYRDWDTYRKYPELGEVFLTSISALAYAGTLIRQHAESYDGSGYPDGLKGAAIEPGARLIRVARDFVGLQSGMLSYDPLSPDEAFNYINERAGREYDPEMIELLRPLTHSLTIDRVSSYEVKQAIVDLVPGMTLTRDLVSQNGILLMAEGNQLTEAVIEKLTRMERVEGKKLSVYVTQTDHEEH, encoded by the coding sequence ATGGTTGAGAATACCGCGCCAACGCCACCCCCCGTCTTTCGAATCCTGTTCGTCGACGACGAAGCCTCCATCCTGAGTTCGTTGCGGCGCATGATGCGCAAGCACGACTATAGCTGCTTCTTCGCCCAGAGCGCCCGCGAAGGGCTGACGATTCTGGAGGAAAATCCCATCGATCTGATCGTTTCCGATATGCGGATGCCGGAAATGGATGGCGCAGCCTTTCTCTCGGAGGTCAAACGGCGCTGGCCGTTTAGCGTACGTTTTCTGATGACGGGATACGCCGACATGCAATCCACGGTCGATGCCCTGAATCTCGGCGGCATCAATCGCTACATCAGCAAGCCTTGGGATGATGCCGCTCTACTCGACGCCATTGATGAAGGTCTTCGCATCCGCCGCCTGGAACGGGAAAAGAAGCGGCTTATTGATAAGACCCGCGAACAAAATCGAAGCCTCCAGCAACTCAATGAAGAACTGGAATCGCGGGTGGAGGCACGCACCGGCGAGGTCCGAAAACAGTCCGCCAAACTAAGGAAGGCCTTCCAGCAACTAAAGCAAAGTTACGACAGTTTCGTCAGGGTCTTTTCCAGCGTTATCAGCAGCCGCCCCCAACTGATCAAGGGGCAATCTCGCCAAGTGGCGGATCTCGCGAAAAACATGGCCCTGAAGTTGGACCTGGAGAACTCTCAAGTCAGCTACATCTACTATGCTGCCCTGCTGCATGAACTCGGCAAGCTCAACCTACCCGACGACTTGCTACTGCGCTCGGAAGTCAATCTGACCTACCGCGACTGGGACACATACCGCAAATACCCGGAACTGGGCGAGGTGTTTCTCACCTCAATATCCGCCCTTGCCTACGCCGGGACACTGATACGCCAACACGCCGAATCCTACGACGGTAGCGGCTACCCCGACGGCCTGAAAGGGGCCGCTATCGAGCCAGGCGCACGCCTCATACGCGTGGCCCGCGACTTTGTCGGTCTTCAGAGCGGCATGCTGAGTTACGACCCGCTGTCGCCCGACGAAGCCTTCAACTACATTAACGAGCGAGCGGGCCGGGAATACGATCCGGAGATGATTGAATTGCTGCGCCCGCTAACTCACTCCCTGACGATCGATCGCGTCAGTTCCTACGAAGTAAAACAGGCTATCGTCGACCTCGTTCCCGGCATGACGCTGACACGGGATCTGGTCAGTCAGAATGGGATACTGCTCATGGCGGAAGGGAATCAGCTCACAGAGGCCGTCATTGAAAAGCTAACAAGAATGGAACGCGTGGAAGGCAAAAAACTGTCGGTTTATGTCACCCAAACAGACCATGAGGAACACTGA